Sequence from the Silvibacterium dinghuense genome:
TGTGTTTCCCTCGTCGGAACAGCTGCGGTGACCTATACAAGCCGGAGTTGGCTAGGTTGTATCCCCATAGAGATGGTCTGAGAATAAAGAACTTACCCTTATCGTTGTCATCCCGGCTGGAGCGCTCTTTTTTACTTTGTCATTCCGACCGGAGCGAAGCGAAGTGGAGGAACCTGCGGTTTTGCCGGTACAGGAAGAACCGCAGGTTTCTCCACTCCGCAGGACGATGAAACTGTCCTGCTCCGGTCGAAATGACAGCCTTTTGCTATCGCTCTATGGGGATACGGCCTAGTGCGGGTCACCATCAAATTTCCGTCCCGGACAGACGAAAGGCCCTCGCCGAAGCGAGGGCCTTTCTCATCGTGCCGGAGCACGGAACGTGGATATTACACGCTGAAGGACGAACCGCAGCCGCAGGTGCTCTTCACGCTGGGGTTCTCGAACTTGAAGCCGGCTGCCTCGAGCGTCTCGACATAATCGACCACGCAGCCGTTCAGGTACATGGCGGAGGTGGCGTCGACGAAGACCTTCAGGCCGTCGAAAGTGAGGACCTTATCCATCATGCCGGCCTGGTTCTCGAAGGACATCGAGTACTGGAAGCCGGAACACCCGCCGCCAACCACACCGATGCGAAGACCGGCAGGAAGCGGGTCCTGGGAGGCCATGATCTCGCGGACCTTCACCACGGCGTTGGGCGTCAGCGACAACGGGGTCTTGGTCTGCGTCGATTCGGGAACGGCGGTAGCGGTGGCCATGGGCAAATCTCCTGGTAAATCCAAAAGCTGGTCTGTTCAGTGTAGCTCCCGTCCGGAATGCAGCACAAGGCGCATTCATCCGGAGCAGGCGCACTTTCTCATTTAGATGTGGATCGAATCAGAACGACTCAGCGAGGCGCATTTTCCCGCGAGGTTTTTCAAGATCCACTCCTCACGGGTTAACTTCTTAGTGAGCTACTATTTGGCCCTGAATCTGCTGGTACTCGGCCTCAGAAACCAACCCCCTCCTCACCAGCTCATGGGGAGTTTCATAAGGCCGGTTGGCCACGATCCGGCGCGCCCGTGCCGGAGAAATTCCCGGCAATGTTGAAAGGTCGTCTGCGCTCGCCGTATTGAGGTTCATGACGCCCGCTGCGGACTTACCGCCCGGGCCGGCGCTTCCGTTATGGAGACCCTCTTTCACGCCGGCAGCAATGTCATTCACTTTCTGTTCCGCCTCGGCTGCTGCCACGCGTGCGTTCGCCGCGGCCTGCTGCGCATCCCGTTTCGCCTCGGCTGTGGTCTGAGCCGCCTGCTGGCGGAGCTGCTGATCGCTCTTCGGCGCGGTATCGCAGCCGGTTATCCATACCACGGTGATCGCCGCTATCGTTACCGCTGAAGCCAGGAGCAGAAATTCCTTCCAGAGCCGACCCTGCATCGTGTTTCGCGCTCTCATCGAACCCTCCTGTGCGCTGCCGGCGCTTCACACACCTACTTCACACACCTATGGAATCCATTCATTCCCCGGGGGTTGCCAGCATGGTTCATGCTTTCGAAAAGGATTGCGGGGTTGCCTCTGTTCAGAAGCGCGCAACAGGATTAATATGCTTCGCGAACGGCCCCTCCTACCCCCCGAGCCCGGGAAACCGGACCCGCTCGGTATCTGGAGCCGGCTCAAATTCGAATCCTTGAGGTGCTCTATGAGCATCATGCCAGCTCTATGGATCGTATGGGCCGGAGTCACCGCTGTCCTGCTCATCCTCCTCGCCTACAGAGGCACCATCACCCGCTACGAGGAGGATCAGATCTTCCTCGACTCGGCAGCCAACCATCAGGAAAAGGAACAGACGGAAATTCTCGCCAAGGTCACGAAGGTCACCCCTTATGTCCGCATGGCCACCGGCGCAACCTGTTTACTCTCGGCCTGTATTCTCGGCATTTACGTATGGGACGCGGTAAGACACCTGATGTAAGAGCCTGTTATGAACTTTCCCGCGGCGGACGCTGGGAGCCAATTTTTTCGAGGTCGAGGAGCGAGTTGCGACGGATATCGGGTTATCTCCGAGCAGCGAGCGACGAAGAGATCGGGAAAATTGACCCCAGCCCTGAAGGGTTGCGGGGCAAATCGGCCCATACTTCGTTGTCGTCCTCGCCTTGGAATCGCCAATGTCTTCGTCCTCCGCCTCGCCTGGGCCGATTTTCCCCAGCAACGCCGCTCGCGCGAAAGTTCATAACAGGCTCTCAGGCTTCTTTCACCCATTCCATCGGCTACAGGCCGATAAGCAACGGGGCGTTCTTTCCGGCAGAGAAGGACGCCCCGGCGGTCTCCTATACCTGCGCTCATCGCAGCCCGTCGACGCTACCCTGCGCCGCGATATCCACATCCACCTGCCTGCTGACATGCATCAGCACGCTTCCCGGATAGGTCATTCCCCACTGCACATAGGGAATCACGAAGTGTGTCGTTGCCCTCGCGTCGTTGTCCCTGAGATCGACATTCATCTCCAGCGTCAGCGGATGATCGCTGCCGTGCATGGTGAAGAGGCCGCTGATGGTCACTTTCTGGAGCGATCCTGACTTCAGCTCCCCGGTCACCTTCTCGGGATGGAAGATGGCCTCGGGGTACTTCACTGACTCGAGGACTTCCTTCTGCATCTTTGCGTCGCGGCCCTTGTTGCCGCTCTGACCGGTTTCGGTCTCGACAATCACCTCCCCCTGCGCCTCACCGGTCGCCGGGTCGATGGTGATCAGGCCGCCCTTCAATGCGAAGGTTCCGTGCACGTTATGAAATGTGCTTTTCAGGGTCCAGCGAATGTTCGTCTTCGCCGGATCGAGATGCACCGTGATCTTCTGCGGCGCAGCCTGCGCGGATGCCATCGAAAGACCGGCGCCCGCAAATGTCAGAAACAGGAAGAATATCCGGAAAGCTTTCATGATTTCCGGTGAGATGCAGCCCTGCGCCGTCAGGACAAGAGCGTCTGCAGCTTGCCGTCCTTCTGCTGCGCCAGTAAAGATGCCGCTTCTCCCGGCGGAAGTACCGGAATCTCAAGCACAATCCGTACCCCTGCATCGGCATGCTCTGCGCGCGCCATGCCGCCGTGCGCGACCATCACCGCCTTTACGAACGCCAACCCCAGCCCATGCCCTTCGGAGTCCATGCCCTTGGCAAAACGCTCGAAGACCCGTTCTGTCATCTCCGGCGGAAAACCCGGCCCGTTGTCCTCCATCACGATGACCGCCATCCCACTGGCCACCTGCAGGGAGAGCCATATCTGCGCGCCTTCGCCTGCGTAACGCAATTCGTTTTCCATCAGGTTGGAAAAGACGCGGTTGAGGAAGCGCACGTCTGCCTGCGCCACCAGACCATCGTCCAAAGCAAGGGTCAGCGTCTGCTCCCGATCGGCAAAAGCCGGCAAGTAAAGCTCACCCAGGCGCCGCAACAGGTCACCCAGTACCACCGGCGTGCGGTGCAGACGCAGCGCGCCGGCCTCTGCCTCGGCCACATCGAGCGTGGTGGTCACGATCTCCGTCAGCCGGTCCAGATGCTCGAGCGAATGCGCCACGTACTCCCGCGAGAGCTCCTGATCTTCGGTCGAAAGCGCCGACTCCAGCCCTCCGCGAATCGAGGTGATGGGGCTCTTCATGTCGTGCGCCACGGAGTCCGTTACCGTGCGCAGCTGGTTTACCGAAGCCGAGATGCGGTCGAGCATGGTGTTGAAGGTTCGCGTCAGGCGCGCCACCTCATCATTCGGCTGCTCATATGGCGGCACGCGCGTGCTCAGGTCGGCCGTGTCAATCCCGGCCGCAGCCCGGGTGATTGCGTCCACGCGGTTCAACATTCTCTGTAAGCTCAAAAGCGCGATCAGAAAGCCGAAGCCCACCATCAGGCACCAGGCAAAGACAAACCAGAGCCGCAGGTTCAGCAGCAGCCGGTGCGCGGCCGTATCCAGCAATCCAATGTAGATGCGCCCATCCGCGGCCGGACTCGTCCCCGGCGGATCGATATCCGCGGCCACGACACGGAAGGGCAGCTTCCATCCGGGCACATGGAGAAAGGCCGCCTGGTGATGCTGCAGGTGCAGCGTGGCAATCTCCGGCTCGAAGTCCGAGGCGTCCTTCGGGCCCACCCACAGCGGAGCCTTGCCCGATTCATCCTTGAGCAGGATGAAGACCACATTGGCGGTGCGATGCCCCCGGCCATCGAAGGCCAGCTCCTGGGTCGCGA
This genomic interval carries:
- a CDS encoding HesB/IscA family protein, translating into MATATAVPESTQTKTPLSLTPNAVVKVREIMASQDPLPAGLRIGVVGGGCSGFQYSMSFENQAGMMDKVLTFDGLKVFVDATSAMYLNGCVVDYVETLEAAGFKFENPSVKSTCGCGSSFSV
- a CDS encoding ComEA family DNA-binding protein; its protein translation is MRARNTMQGRLWKEFLLLASAVTIAAITVVWITGCDTAPKSDQQLRQQAAQTTAEAKRDAQQAAANARVAAAEAEQKVNDIAAGVKEGLHNGSAGPGGKSAAGVMNLNTASADDLSTLPGISPARARRIVANRPYETPHELVRRGLVSEAEYQQIQGQIVAH
- a CDS encoding YceI family protein; amino-acid sequence: MKAFRIFFLFLTFAGAGLSMASAQAAPQKITVHLDPAKTNIRWTLKSTFHNVHGTFALKGGLITIDPATGEAQGEVIVETETGQSGNKGRDAKMQKEVLESVKYPEAIFHPEKVTGELKSGSLQKVTISGLFTMHGSDHPLTLEMNVDLRDNDARATTHFVIPYVQWGMTYPGSVLMHVSRQVDVDIAAQGSVDGLR
- a CDS encoding ATP-binding protein; this encodes MFSRIRAFFSGTAAWRLAMRSTVVFAVGSAVLFGAMYALVAQAVHERGDSWLIGESETLRQVALTTPRDSLYDRILEEVAEIATQELAFDGRGHRTANVVFILLKDESGKAPLWVGPKDASDFEPEIATLHLQHHQAAFLHVPGWKLPFRVVAADIDPPGTSPAADGRIYIGLLDTAAHRLLLNLRLWFVFAWCLMVGFGFLIALLSLQRMLNRVDAITRAAAGIDTADLSTRVPPYEQPNDEVARLTRTFNTMLDRISASVNQLRTVTDSVAHDMKSPITSIRGGLESALSTEDQELSREYVAHSLEHLDRLTEIVTTTLDVAEAEAGALRLHRTPVVLGDLLRRLGELYLPAFADREQTLTLALDDGLVAQADVRFLNRVFSNLMENELRYAGEGAQIWLSLQVASGMAVIVMEDNGPGFPPEMTERVFERFAKGMDSEGHGLGLAFVKAVMVAHGGMARAEHADAGVRIVLEIPVLPPGEAASLLAQQKDGKLQTLLS